One region of Lampris incognitus isolate fLamInc1 chromosome 12, fLamInc1.hap2, whole genome shotgun sequence genomic DNA includes:
- the ptcd2 gene encoding pentatricopeptide repeat-containing protein 2, mitochondrial: MGGKRHLLSEDVLKLQDFQQRKLAVAHLVTGSKGNYFELFNEKLKKNELILKDELKLLFHLCQSADDMGTVRDAIYRYHEENRNLVFGEYRFGPIFMRLCYELGLEELAAATITDKTIRGFFNDSTSFNIAIDMLFTKGYYEEALGVAKEMKTQGVSFNKDTFTLASGACYKLNTPESLRICETLIEEGETKGYAIPRHAYCFAVTLALRQNNIEKAQSFYSHIVIPDSRVCQNLKISVLAMSGDIFDAISILYAAILPKSPVFVKKLEFSQEVVDLLLLRSLDGPHKARIEQVVSELEQAGQVTKRTLDEMLCRTPTGKRKPIIMEQRKTSRRTLRPLQSTLVSE, translated from the exons ATGGGAG GAAAGAGGCATCTTTTGTCAGAGGATGTTCTCAAACTACAAGACTTTCAACAACGGAAACTTGCTGTGGCTCATCTTGTCACTGGATCCAAAG GAAATTATTTTGAATTATTCAATGAGAAACTAAAGAAGAATGAGCTGATACTGAAAGATGAGCTGAAGCTTCTCTTTCACCTGTGCCAGTCTGCAGATGACATGGGGACAGTCAGAGATGCCATATATAG GTACCACGAGGAGAACCGTAACCTAGTGTTTGGAGAATACAGGTTTGGTCCTATCTTTATGAGACTCTGTTATGAGCTGGGTCTGGAGGAATTAGCCGCTGCCACAATCACTGACAAG ACTATTAGAGGATTCTTCAatgattcaacttcctttaaCATTGCCATTGACATGTTATTCACAAAAGGGTATTATGAGG AGGCCCTTGGAGTGGCCAAAGAAATGAAGACTCAAGGTGTGTCATTCAACAAGGACACATTCACACTGGCATCGGGAGCATGCTATAAACTG AATACTCCAGAATCATTAAGGATCTGTGAAACTCTCATAGAGGAAGGAGAGACCAAAGGGTACGCAATCCCCAGACATGCCTACTGTTTTGCTGTCACATTAGCACTGAGACAG AATAATATTGAAAAAGCACAGTCATTTTATTCGCATATTGTAATCCCGGACAGCAGAGTATGCCAAAATTTGAAA ATTTCAGTTCTGGCAATGTCGGGAGATATTTTTGATGCCATTTCCATCCTGTATGCGGCCATATTGCCTAAAAGTCCCGTTTTTGTGAAGAAACTTGAGTTTTCACAGGAGGTG GTGGATCTGCTGCTGTTGCGGAGTCTGGATGGGCCGCATAAGGCAAGGATTGAGCAGGTTGTATCTGAACTCGAGCAAGCTGGTCAGGTGACCAAGCGGACTCTGGATGAAATGCTGTGCCGGACACCTACAGGGAAGAGGAAACCAATAATAATGGAGCAGAGGAAGACCAGTAGAAGGACCCTGAGGCCCTTACAGTCAACGCTAGTCTCCGAGTGA
- the cacfd1 gene encoding calcium channel flower homolog: MSNDEAAAPTKTATEDDGMTWWYRWLCKIAGVLGGISCAISGVWNCVTVNPLNIAAGVWMVLNAFVLFLCEVPFCCQFIEFANAVAARADKLRPWQKAFFYCGMALFPVFLSFSFTTLFGNAIAFATGVLYGLASLGKKGDAVTYARLQHQKQGDEEKMTGTTDGVTE; the protein is encoded by the exons ATGAGCAACGACGAGGCTGCAGCGCCCACGAAAACCGCGACGGAGGATGACGGCATGACCTGGTGGTACCGATGGCTCTGCAAAATTGCGGGGGTCCTCGGAGGAATAT CATGTGCCATCTCGGGAGTATGGAACTGTGTCACTGTGAATCCCTTAAACATTGCTGCTGGAGTGTGGATGGT GTTGAATGCCTTTGTGCTATTCCTTTGTGAAGTCCCGTTCTGCTGCCAGTTCATAGAGTTTGCCAATGCAGTAGCAGCACGTGCAGACAAACTCAGGCCATGGCAGAAAGCCTTCTTCTACTGTGG AATGGCTCTGTTTCCTGTATTTTTGAGCTTCTCCTTTACAACTCTATTTGGCAATGCCATCGCCTTTGCGACAGGAGTCCTCTACGGCCTTGCCTCTCTGGGCAAAAA ggGAGATGCTGTGACTTATGCCCGACTGCAGCACCAGAAACAAGGGGACGAGGAGAAAATGACAGGGACGACGGACGGGGTTACTGAGTGA